In the Pseudomonas sp. DTU_2021_1001937_2_SI_NGA_ILE_001 genome, one interval contains:
- the ggt gene encoding gamma-glutamyltransferase, which translates to MIYRKFAALLAVSACFVHTPLSLAASVAPVAAENGMVVTAQHLASHVGVDVLKAGGNAVDAAVAVGYALAVVYPAAGNLGGGGFMTIQMADGKKTFLDFREKAPLAATADMYLDKDGKVVPDLSSRGHLAVAVPGTVSGMEYALSKYGSKPRAEMIAPAVKLAEEGFVLEQGDVDLLWTATEEFKKDIKDSGAIFLSDGKPMQVGDRLVQKDLARTLREISSKGEDGFYKGWVAEAIVSSSQAGKGIITQADLDRYKTRELAPVECDYRGYHVVSAPPPSSGGVVICQILNILEGYPMKDLGFRSAQGMHYQIEAMRHAYVDRNSYLGDPDFVKNPVERLLDKQYAAKLREAIDPHKAAVSKDLAPGVAPHEGNNTTHYSIIDKWGNAVSVTYTLNEWFGAGVMASSTGVLLNDEMDDFTSKVGVPNMYGLVQGEANAIAPGKTPLSSMSPTIVTKDGKTVMVVGTPGGSRIITATLLTMLNVIDYGMNIQEAVDAPRFHQQWLPEETNVDNFGISPDTRKILESWGHKFAGPQPLNHLAAILVGAPSLDGKPVGNNRYYGANDPRRNTGLSLGY; encoded by the coding sequence ATGATCTACCGCAAGTTCGCTGCGCTGCTCGCAGTCTCCGCCTGTTTCGTGCATACCCCTTTGTCGCTCGCCGCCTCGGTGGCCCCGGTGGCCGCCGAGAACGGCATGGTGGTCACCGCCCAGCACTTGGCGAGCCACGTGGGTGTGGATGTGCTCAAGGCCGGCGGTAACGCCGTGGATGCCGCCGTGGCGGTGGGCTACGCGCTGGCGGTGGTGTATCCGGCGGCGGGCAACCTGGGGGGTGGCGGCTTCATGACCATCCAGATGGCCGATGGCAAGAAGACCTTCCTCGACTTCCGCGAGAAGGCGCCGCTGGCGGCCACCGCAGACATGTACCTGGACAAGGACGGCAAGGTGGTCCCCGACCTGAGTTCCAGGGGCCACCTGGCGGTGGCGGTGCCCGGCACCGTGTCCGGCATGGAATATGCCCTGAGCAAGTACGGCAGCAAGCCGCGCGCCGAGATGATCGCCCCGGCTGTGAAACTCGCCGAGGAGGGCTTCGTGCTGGAGCAGGGTGATGTCGACCTGCTGTGGACCGCCACTGAGGAATTCAAGAAGGACATCAAGGACTCCGGGGCGATTTTCCTGTCCGACGGCAAGCCGATGCAGGTCGGCGACCGGCTGGTGCAGAAGGACCTGGCGCGCACCCTGCGGGAGATTTCCAGCAAGGGCGAAGACGGCTTCTACAAGGGTTGGGTCGCCGAGGCGATTGTCAGCTCCAGCCAGGCAGGCAAGGGCATCATCACCCAGGCCGATCTCGACCGCTACAAGACCCGGGAATTGGCGCCGGTGGAGTGCGACTACCGGGGCTACCACGTGGTTTCCGCGCCGCCACCCAGCTCTGGCGGGGTGGTGATCTGCCAGATCCTCAATATCCTCGAAGGCTACCCGATGAAGGACCTGGGCTTCCGTTCGGCGCAGGGCATGCACTACCAGATCGAAGCCATGCGCCACGCCTACGTGGACCGCAACAGCTACCTGGGTGACCCGGATTTCGTCAAGAACCCGGTCGAGCGCCTGCTCGACAAACAGTACGCGGCCAAGCTGCGCGAGGCCATCGACCCGCACAAGGCGGCGGTGTCCAAGGACCTGGCACCCGGCGTTGCACCGCACGAAGGCAACAACACCACGCACTATTCGATCATCGATAAGTGGGGCAATGCGGTGTCGGTGACCTATACCCTCAACGAATGGTTCGGTGCCGGGGTCATGGCCAGCAGCACCGGCGTGCTGCTCAACGACGAAATGGACGATTTCACGTCCAAGGTCGGCGTACCGAACATGTACGGCCTGGTGCAGGGTGAGGCCAACGCCATCGCGCCCGGCAAGACGCCGCTGTCGTCGATGAGCCCGACCATCGTCACCAAGGACGGCAAGACCGTCATGGTGGTCGGCACGCCCGGCGGCAGCCGGATCATCACCGCGACCCTGCTGACCATGCTCAACGTCATCGACTACGGCATGAACATTCAGGAAGCGGTGGACGCGCCGCGTTTCCATCAGCAGTGGCTGCCGGAAGAAACCAACGTCGATAACTTCGGTATCAGCCCCGACACGCGCAAGATCCTCGAAAGCTGGGGGCACAAGTTCGCCGGCCCGCAACCGCTGAACCACCTGGCGGCGATCCTGGTCGGAGCGCCGTCGCTGGATGGCAAGCCGGTGGGCAACAACCGCTACTACGGTGCCAATGATCCACGGCGCAACACCGGCTTGTCGCTGGGCTACTGA
- the feaR gene encoding transcriptional regulator FeaR: MTAQALVKWNHDVQAICGRFETRYEHHPALFIGEMQRVLLGTTAVAFIRSNAHSIAKPARVRGQATDPHCFLVLQQQGQMTIEAGEQVLDMREGDLALLDSATALRMTPRGLFSHVSIHLPRAALRHVGPSAYGKLMTTGLCGQLLSNLVRQVAGDQLRHWSCAADGQGLQNAVLALLEPVLNYPRAEQPGNLQRREIEALIQQKLSSTRLSPAHLADELRVSVRHLYRLFDAEGDSLCRYIHRQRLLKAATDLRDPACAHRSITDIGIAWGFADSAHFSKAFKKYAGHSPRDYRTLHRRQGQGGH; encoded by the coding sequence ATGACGGCGCAGGCGCTGGTGAAGTGGAACCATGACGTGCAGGCCATCTGTGGCCGTTTCGAAACCCGCTACGAACACCATCCCGCCCTGTTCATCGGCGAGATGCAGCGCGTGCTGCTCGGCACCACGGCGGTGGCCTTCATCCGCAGCAACGCTCACAGCATCGCCAAGCCGGCTCGGGTGCGCGGGCAGGCAACTGACCCGCATTGCTTCCTGGTCTTGCAACAGCAGGGCCAGATGACCATCGAGGCCGGCGAGCAGGTGCTGGACATGCGCGAAGGCGACCTGGCGCTGCTGGACTCCGCAACCGCCTTGCGCATGACCCCGCGCGGGCTGTTTTCCCATGTATCCATCCATCTGCCGCGCGCCGCCTTGCGCCATGTCGGCCCGTCGGCCTACGGCAAGCTGATGACCACGGGACTGTGCGGGCAGTTGCTGAGCAATCTGGTACGTCAGGTGGCCGGTGACCAGTTGCGCCACTGGAGCTGCGCAGCCGATGGCCAGGGGCTGCAGAACGCAGTGCTGGCTCTGCTCGAACCGGTGCTGAACTATCCCAGGGCAGAGCAGCCCGGCAACCTGCAGCGGCGCGAGATCGAAGCATTGATCCAGCAGAAACTGTCCAGCACACGCCTGAGCCCGGCGCACCTGGCCGATGAACTGCGGGTTTCGGTACGCCACCTGTACCGCCTGTTCGATGCCGAGGGCGATAGCCTGTGCCGCTACATCCATCGCCAGCGCCTGCTCAAGGCCGCCACCGACCTGCGTGACCCGGCCTGCGCCCATCGCTCGATCACCGACATCGGCATCGCCTGGGGTTTCGCCGACTCGGCGCATTTCTCCAAGGCCTTCAAGAAATACGCCGGTCATTCGCCGCGTGACTATCGCACCTTGCATCGGCGGCAGGGGCAGGGCGGTCACTGA